Within Sphingomonas piscis, the genomic segment AGAGATCCTCGCAAATTTCCGCGTGGAAGCAGAAGTCCGCATAGTTGCCGGCGGCGAATAGCAGGTCGACCCCGAAGGGCGCTTCCCGGCCCGCCACCGTGATGGTGGCGCGGCACTGGTCGTGGCCCGAGGCGAACCAGCGTTTTTCGTAGAATTCGCGGTAGTTGGGCAGGAAGGTCTTGGGGACGACGCCAAGGATCGTGCCGGCGTGAATGGCGATCGCGCAATTGTAGAGCCGACCGTTCCGGCGCAGCGGCGCTCCCACCAGCAGCACCGACCGCAAATCATTGCTTGCGTCCACGATCCTCGCAATCGCCGCCTCGCTCAGGTCGAGCAAAGCCTGTTGAAGGTGAAGATCGTCAATGGCGTAGGCCGATACGCACAGCTCAGGAAAGACGACCAGGTCGGCACCCCGCGCATGAGCCTCCTGGGCAAGCGCGATTATGCTGTCGGCATTGGCTGCCGGGTCGGCGATCGTCACCCGGGGCCGCGCCGCCCCTACCCGCACCAGTCCGTGCCGGTGGATGGAGGTGAATGGCAACTCAGTCATCACGGTCCCTTCAGAGGCAGCCTTGGCATCGCCTTTAGCGGCAAGACGCCGTGCGGACCAAATCGCTCCCGCTCAGTCGCCCGTGATGCGCGGATCGATGTCCTGCGGCTCGGCTGGCACGTGCAACTGCGGCTGTCCTACATCACCCTTGCCGACCGTGTTGCCGGCCATCTCCAGCATCCGCTCCAGCGGGACCCGGGCACGGTTCATCAGGTCGGTGCTCATCTCGATCCGCGGCTCGAGGTCGCGCAGCGCAACGTACAGTTTCTCCAACGTATTCAGCGCCATATATGGGCACATGTTGCAGTTGCAGTTGCCGTCGCCCCCAGGCACCCCGATGAACGTCTTGTGCGGCGCAGCCTTCACCATCTGGTGAATGATGTGCGGTTCCGTCGCGACGAGTACCGTATCGGCATCGGTCGTCAGCGCGAAGTCTAGGATCGCCTTGGTCGACCCGACGATGTCGGCGTGATCAACGATGTGGGGCGGGCATTCCGGATGCGCCGCGACCGGCGCGCCGGGATGCTCGGCCATCAGCTTCAGCAATTCGGTCTCGCTGAACGCCTGGTGCACGATGCAGATGCCGGGCCACAGCAGCATCTCGCGACCCATCTTGCGCGATAGGTAACCGCCGAGGTGACGGTCAGGACCGAAGATGATCTTTTGGTCCTTGGGGATTTGGTCGAGAATGGTCTGGGCCGAGGAACTGGTGACGATGATGTCGCTCAGCGCTTTCACCTCGGCCGAGCAATTGATGTAGGTCAGCGCGATATGATCCGGGTGCGCCTCCCGGAACCGCTTGAACTGGTCAGGCGGGCAACTGTCCTCAAGCGAGCAGCCGGCGTCCATATCGGGCAGGATGACGGTCTTCTGCGGTGAGA encodes:
- the nadA gene encoding quinolinate synthase NadA, which produces MTVQTASLKGLDLLAEIERLKRERNAVILAHYYQKPEIQDLADFVGDSLDLSRKAAATDADVIAFCGVRFMAETAKILSPQKTVILPDMDAGCSLEDSCPPDQFKRFREAHPDHIALTYINCSAEVKALSDIIVTSSSAQTILDQIPKDQKIIFGPDRHLGGYLSRKMGREMLLWPGICIVHQAFSETELLKLMAEHPGAPVAAHPECPPHIVDHADIVGSTKAILDFALTTDADTVLVATEPHIIHQMVKAAPHKTFIGVPGGDGNCNCNMCPYMALNTLEKLYVALRDLEPRIEMSTDLMNRARVPLERMLEMAGNTVGKGDVGQPQLHVPAEPQDIDPRITGD